The following are from one region of the Aspergillus luchuensis IFO 4308 DNA, chromosome 4, nearly complete sequence genome:
- a CDS encoding type I polyketide synthase (COG:Q;~EggNog:ENOG410QD7U;~InterPro:IPR016036,IPR016035,IPR001227,IPR014043, IPR018201,IPR016039,IPR032821,IPR020807,IPR042104, IPR014030,IPR014031,IPR020841;~PFAM:PF16197,PF14765,PF00109,PF02801,PF00698;~SMCOG1022:Beta-ketoacyl synthase;~antiSMASH:Cluster_4.2;~go_function: GO:0004315 - 3-oxoacyl-[acyl-carrier-protein] synthase activity [Evidence IEA];~go_function: GO:0016740 - transferase activity [Evidence IEA];~go_function: GO:0016746 - transferase activity, transferring acyl groups [Evidence IEA];~go_process: GO:0006633 - fatty acid biosynthetic process [Evidence IEA]): protein MNERSFCRESESAADEPIAIVGMGMRLPGNVHTADEFWHMLVSGKSGHGPVPKSRYNANSFFHPSTAPVTGYFLEEDPAYFDAGFFSVGAKEARLMDPQQRLLLEVVWECLEDSGETSWRGKDIGCFVGVFGEDWLELSLKGLDPCPDRHHALATGGFALSNRISYEFDFRGPSMTIQTGCSASLVGLHEACQGLRSGQCSSAIVAGTNLILTPTMTSVMNQNGVLSPPGQCRTFDANADGYGRGEAINAVYIKRLSDALRDGDCVRAVIRSTAVNFDGRTAVMTNPSGTAQEALIRTAYKQAQIHKICDTGFFECHGTGTSAGDSVETSVVAKLFEGHGVLMGSVKPNCGHSEGASGLTSIIKATLALEHRTIPPNINFHKPNPTVQKEGSGIEVPVKAQPWPNDRQERVSINSFGIAGANAHAILDSAAAFGVQKMSHPESDRPHLVVVSAHNKESLQRRMEDIASYITSNPTSVHDLAYTLASRRQHHNHRAFAVVYPNTPVDQSQFHMSPKTLPSPTLTFVFTGQGAQWAGMGRQLLKTEPLFHNAIKQMDKVLQNLAEPPEWSLIEELSRMGTESRVNEVELAQPLCTALQLGLLQILAHWGIQPSTVVGHSSGEIAAACASGAITVESAIIIAFYRGRLAKLQEGSGAMASIGLSHEEVLPFLVNGVVVACENSPRNVTISGPKEQIPQVISNITAAFPGTFCRKLRVQVGYHSPQMETIGTSYEDALVPHMNPGPHMRPMISTVTGDIITDPSQLGPSYWRRNLESPVRFSKAVEMLLQKETEGSQLFIEVGPHSALSAPLRQIFQVAPRSTPVYIPTLTRNDDHQQSLLLATAGHVFNTGSSISFPTIVEAGRLLSDIPRFPWTHTDMYWSEGRPSRDWRLRSLPHHELLGSMIMEATIQEPSWRNVLRLDDVPWLSDHVLHGEVVFPAAGYIAMAGEAIRQLNILNSQSESSLDRYTIQNIRFESPLILASDTSVEAISSLKPTELADGVMSGWYSFSVSTFDGAKWTVHCRGCVRAGSDCPISANSREVSPLPRVVEPLRWYRTVQRCGLQYGPHFQRLQNITADPIDNAAAATVYQPEMQKDTHYPLHPAVIDQALQLIGIAASRGRLHTISGAFIPAKIERLVVDNRTWSRVSFEARTFEDKEKGQQAKIIGITEGQAIFSLEGGVLAGLAGSNKTRADDTDLLSRIHWKPDIDLLAPEKILPPRPNRGHATHRRILGLLSLIHIRATAERIEHIDSSTGHLLKWKSWMLSEAAKIRAGVHANLQPLSSWIEEVQPETQDVLLRAVKEALVPSSAILSDGLSTTCEGLSEWNYIPPADLLERIYSCLESIPADLPGLAIIECMRAVYKNAVDFMSGKCSPLEVLVASNRLERFYEDTVSRQTDLTEVFSLLGHANPLMKVLEIGAGTDL from the exons ATGAACGAAAGAAGCTTTTGTCGCGAAAGCGAAAGCGCAGCAGATGAacccattgccattgtggGCATGGGCATGAGATTACCCGGAAACGTTCACACCGCAGATGAGTTCTGGCACATGCTCGTCTCCGGCAAAAGCGGGCATGGCCCTGTTCCCAAGAGTCGGTATAACGCGAATTCCTTCTTTCACCCCTCTACCGCCCCGGTGACCGGATATTTCTTGGAGGAGGACCCTGCGTACTTTGATGCCGGATTCTTCTCCGTTGGTGCCAAAGAGGCCAGGCTCATGGATCCCCAGCAAAGGTTGCTCCTCGAAGTAGTGTGGGAGTGCCTCGAAGACTCCGGCGAAACCAGTTGGCGCGGAAAGGACATAGGCTGCTTTGTCGGAGTGTTTGGGGAGGATTGGCTGGAGTTGTCTCTCAAGGGACTAGACCCCTGTCCAGATCGCCATCATGCCCTGGCTACCGGAGGCTTTGCCTTGTCAAACCGAATCTCATATGAATTTGACTTTCGTGGGCCGAG CATGACTATACAAACCGGATGCTCCGCTTCGCTGGTCGGCTTGCACGAGGCTTGTCAGGGTCTTCGCTCCGGGCAATGCTCCTCTGCCATCGTTGCTGGCACCAACCTTATATTGACACCGACGATGACAAGCGTCATGAACCAAAACGGTGTTCTGTCGCCTCCGGGTCAGTGTCGAACTTTTGATGCCAATGCGGACGGGTATGGGCGTGGAGAGGCAATTAATGCAGTCTATATCAAGCGGCTCAGCGACGCCCTGAGAGATGGCGACTGTGTTCGTGCGGTAATACGATCCACGGCCGTCAATTTCGACGGGAGGACGGCGGTCATGACTAACCCCAGCGGAACCGCGCAAGAGGCGCTCATACGAACTGCATACAAACAGGCCCAGATACATAAAATCTGCGACACGGGCTTTTTCGAATGCCATGGGACCGGTACGTCGGCTGGAGATTCGGTTGAGACGTCAGTTGTGGCCAAGCTCTTCGAGGGCCATGGCGTACTCATGGGTAGT GTCAAGCCAAACTGTGGTCATTCCGAGGGGGCTTCGGGTCTCACTAGCATCATCAAAGCAacccttgcccttgaacaCCGCACCATCCCACCAAACATCAATTTTCATAAGCCCAACCCCACTGTCCAGAAGGAAGGCTCCGGAATTGAGGTTCCAGTGAAAGCCCAACCATGGCCAAATGACCGCCAGGAACGTGTGAGTATCAATTCATTCGGTATAGCCGGAGCCAACGCGCATGCCATTCTGGATTCGGCGGCTGCATTTGGGGTACAGAAGATGTCCCACCCGGAATCAGACCGTCCGCACCTCGTAGTGGTTTCTGCTCACAATAAGGAGTCCTTACAACGTCGCATGGAAGACATAGCAAGCTATATAACCTCTAATCCCACGAGCGTTCACGACTTGGCATATACATTAGCATCACGACGGCAGCATCACAATCATCGGGCATTCGCGGTGGTCTACCCGAACACGCCAGTGGACCAGTCCCAATTTCACATGTCACCAAAGACACTTCCCTCTCCTACATTAACGTTCGTGTTCACTGGACAAGGGGCGCAATGGGCGGGAATGGGTAGGCAGCTTCTCAAAACTGAGCCTTTATTCCATAATGCGATTAAGCAGATGGATAAGGTGCTTCAGAACTTGGCAGAGCCCCCAGAATGGTCATTGATTG AGGAACTCTCACGCATGGGCACTGAGTCGCGTGTCAATGAAGTTGAGCTAGCCCAGCCACTGTGCACTGCCCTACAGCTCGGATTGCTCCAGATCCTCGCACACTGGGGTATTCAACCGAGCACTGTAGTTGGTCATTCTAGCGGTGAGATTGCTGCAGCCTGCGCATCAGGTGCGATAACAGTTGAATCAGCTATAATTATTGCATTCTACCGTGGAAGGCTGGCCAAGTTACAGGAGGGCTCCGGTGCAATGGCATCTATTGGATTGAGCCATGAGGAAGTTCTACCATTCCTCGTCAACGGGGTGGTCGTCGCTTGTGAAAACAGTCCTCGTAACGTGACGATTTCAGGACCCAAGGAGCAGATTCCCCAGGTAATCAGCAACATTACCGCGGCTTTTCCGGGAACTTTCTGTCGAAAGCTGCGTGTCCAGGTTGGCTACCATTCTC CGCAAATGGAGACTATCGGAACGTCATATGAAGATGCTCTTGTACCTCATATGAATCCAGGACCACATATGCGACCAATGATTTCTACTGTCACTGGGGATATCATTACTGATCCTTCTCAACTTGGACCAAGCTACTGGCGTCGGAATCTCGAATCTCCTGTTCGATTTTCAAAGGCAGTAGAAATGCTTCTCCAAAAAGAGACGGAGGGTAGCCAGCTATTCATAGAAGTCGGACCACATTCCGCTTTATCTGCGCCTCTTCGGCAGATATTTCAAGTTGCTCCTCGGTCAACTCCCGTGTACATACCCACCCTTACGCGCAACGATGACCACCAACAATCCCTGCTGCTCGCAACTGCTGGACATGTGTTCAACACAGGGTCTTCTATCAGCTTTCCCACAATTGTGGAAGCCGGTAGACTCCTCAGCGATATCCCGCGCTTTCCATGGACGCATACTGACATGTACTGGAGCGAGGGTAGACCAAGTCGCGATTGGCGGCTACGATCACTCCCTCACCATGAGCTACTTGGCTCGATGATAATGGAAGCCACGATCCAGGAACCATCATGGAGAAATGTGCTGCGGCTAGATGACGTGCCATGGCTGTCGGACCATGTCCTGCACGGCGAGGTCGTCTTCCCAGCTGCCGGGTATATTGCCATGGCCGGCGAGGCCATTAGGCAGTTGAATATCCTCAATAGCCAATCAGAATCTAGTTTGGACCGCTATACGATACAGAACATTCGGTTTGAGTCTCCCCTAATTTTAGCCAGCGATACTTCGGTTGAGGCTATTTCAAGTCTCAAGCCAACTGAGCTGGCAGACGGCGTCATGTCCGGGTGGTACAGCTTTTCTGTATCCACATTCGACGGGGCGAAATGGACGGTGCACTGCAGGGGCTGCGTACGTGCAGGCAGTGACTGCCCTATTTCTGCTAATAGTAGAGAGGTCAGCCCCTTGCCCAGAGTAGTGGAACCCTTACGGTGGTACCGCACAGTCCAGCGATGTGGATTGCAATACGGTCCTCACTTCCAGCGTCTGCAGAACATCACCGCAGATCCAATTGACAATGCTGCAGCTGCCACTGTATACCAGCCTGAAATGCAGAAAGACACCCACTACCCTCTCCATCCTGCTGTGATCGACCAAGCCCTTCAGCTAATCGGTATAGCTGCATCAAGAGGAAGGTTGCACACCATTTCGGGCGCCTTTATTCCCGCCAAGATTGAGCGCCTTGTCGTGGATAACAGGACATGGTCACGGGTTTCTTTCGAAGCTCGGACTTttgaagataaagaaaaagggcaGCAGGCAAAGATCATCGGTATCACTGAGGGCCAGGCAATCTTTAGCCTCGAAGGCGGAGTCCTGGCTGGCCTAGCAGGGTCTAACAAGACAAGGGCGGATGACACCGACCTACTTTCAAGAATACATTGGAAGCCAGATATCGACTTACTGGCACCTGAGAAGATCCTGCCTCCGCGTCCCAATCGTGGACATGCCACCCACCGTAGGATTCTTGGGCTCCTTTCTCTGATACACATTCGAGCCACAGCTGAGCGAATTGAACATATCGATTCATCCACCGGGCATCTATTGAAATGGAAATCTTGGATGCTCTCGGAGGCCGCTAAGATTCGCGCTGGCGTGCATGCAAATCTGCAGCCACTCTCAAGTTGGATCGAGGAAGTACAGCCGGAGACGCAGGATGTCCTTCTCCGTGCAGTGAAAGAAGCTCTGGTACCTTCGTCAGCCATACTCAGCGACGGGCTGTCTACTACCTGTGAAGGTCTAAGTGAGTGGAATTATATACCTCCAGCTGATTTGTTAGAGAGAATCTACAGCTGCCTTGAGAGTATACCGGCCGACCTCCCCGGTCTGGCCATCATTGAATGTATGAGGGCAGTCTACAAAAATGCTGTCGATTTCATGTCTGGAAAATGCTCCCCGCTAGAGGTACTCGTGGCCAGCAATAGATTGGAAAGGTTTTACGAAGACACAGTGTCCCGGCAGACTGATCTGACGGAAGtgttttctcttcttggACATGCGAATCCATTGATGAAAGTCCTAGAGATTGGCGCCGGAACAGACCTATGA
- a CDS encoding uncharacterized protein (COG:S;~EggNog:ENOG410PZS7;~antiSMASH:Cluster_4.2): MFSWVFQHLERKHERRGNFQKAQLYRVRQFSHPPVSELRNSPVWNPVGKYLQACFNLRFCVQREVYLQARHDELYEKLNIDPSAGDTSWSVTEMQALKKALQSMPKAIWNLEREAQRLLIMIYDEPLERMLCAHHKREDWYLSKWLRAECTRSGGCCGRACGCCERQRNEMHPQYKGHCTSMCLCCEKARGCSIMIDNYKNDVMIIDIFQPDFDDARLSYAYSWINAYVVGLDPEI, translated from the coding sequence ATGTTTTCCTGGGTCTTCCAACACCTCGAGCGCAAGCACGAGCGCCGAGGCAACTTCCAGAAAGCTCAACTATACCGCGTCCGACAGTTCTCACATCCTCCTGTTTCAGAACTGCGGAACAGCCCGGTATGGAACCCGGTTGGAAAATACCTGCAAGCCTGTTTTAACCTACGCTTCTGCGTACAGCGCGAGGTCTATCTACAGGCCAGACATGATGAGCTGTATGAGAAGCTGAATATAGACCCATCTGCAGGAGATACGTCTTGGTCTGTCACTGAGATGCAAGCCCTAAAAAAGGCCCTCCAGTCAATGCCAAAGGCCATCTGGAATCTGGAACGAGAAGCCCAGCGTCTCTTGATTATGATTTATGATGAGCCTCTGGAGCGAATGCTGTGTGCTCACCACAAACGGGAAGATTGGTATCTTTCAAAATGGCTGCGCGCAGAATGTACGCGGTCGGGAGGGTGTTGTGGACGGGCATGCGGGTGCTGTGAAAGACAGAGAAATGAGATGCATCCACAGTACAAAGGCCACTGCACTTCGATGTGTTTATGCTGTGAAAAGGCGAGAGGGTGCAGCATTATGATCGATAACTATAAGAATGATGTGATGATCATCGATATCTTTCAACCCGACTTCGACGATGCCAGGTTATCCTACGCATATAGCTGGATAAATGCCTATGTTGTTGGGTTGGATCCTGAGATATGA
- a CDS encoding putative secondary metabolism biosynthetic enzyme (COG:I;~EggNog:ENOG410Q2AH;~InterPro:IPR036291,IPR026055,IPR013120;~PFAM:PF07993;~TransMembrane:1 (i12-30o);~antiSMASH:Cluster_4.2;~go_function: GO:0080019 - fatty-acyl-CoA reductase (alcohol-forming) activity [Evidence IEA]), with the protein MERHVKWFRDQVVFLTGGTGNLGVCLLYKLTLQLPTKKIFLLCRGSVQRALDKLEAAMAEQFDDVLDSHRVQFMVGDTSKPGLGLKPSDLRQLQEEVTVVINAAADISLQQPLHLSIQPNCIAHLQLLTLLRGFSRIKSFLHVSSTSVNSFLPDGIIEEQIYPLSDDNPDPEKVLSQILSTGQSAYTDNFIAPYALCKHLAERLILKQADLPFKTLIVRPSLIGPAIRDPYPFYGNDEGMPLQSALYNLATDPDYGLDELGKGINLDAVFDEIPVDLVASTCLAHLAAGSVGIVQAAGSLYVAATTGEITTTMIQGVAPTGIEKVRRGEIRQRQNLAPMFFQVARKYMRNWDIRCDRSEHLKEHTGVLGLSLDGHDPKAFMKHRWQNVSKSVSGLSST; encoded by the coding sequence ATGGAAAGACACGTTAAATGGTTTCGCGACCAAGTGGTTTTCCTGACTGGGGGCACAGGAAATCTAGGCGTATGTCTTCTATACAAGCTAACTCTGCAGTTACCCACGAAAAAGATTTTCTTGCTTTGTCGTGGCTCTGTGCAGCGTGCACTCGACAAGCTAGAGGCAGCAATGGCGGAACAATTCGACGATGTCCTAGATTCTCATCGCGTCCAGTTCATGGTGGGAGATACCTCCAAACCCGGGTTAGGGTTAAAGCCTTCGGATCTACGACAACTACAAGAGGAGGTTACCGTGGTGATCAATGCAGCGGCAGACATTTCGCTACAACAACCACTTCATCTCAGCATCCAGCCAAATTGCATAGCCCATCTACAGCTACTCACACTGCTTCGTGGATTTAGTCGCATTAAGTCCTTCCTCCACGTATCGTCCACATCAGTGAACAGCTTTCTCCCTGACGGTATTATTGAGGAACAGATATACCCACTTTCTGATGATAATCCAGACCCAGAGAAAGTTTTGTCACAAATCCTCAGTACGGGGCAATCAGCCTACACGGATAATTTTATCGCGCCTTACGCATTATGCAAGCATCTGGCGGAGAGGCTAATCTTGAAGCAAGCCGATCTGCCCTTTAAAACACTCATTGTGCGACCGTCCCTTATCGGGCCAGCCATCCGCGACCCGTATCCCTTTTATGGAAATGATGAAGGCATGCCCTTGCAATCTGCACTCTACAACCTGGCAACGGACCCGGATTACGGGTTAGATGAGCTTGGAAAGGGAATCAACCTGGACGCCGTCTTCGACGAGATCCCTGTCGACCTGGTCGCCAGTACTTGTCTTGCTCATCTAGCTGCTGGTTCGGTAGGTATTGTTCAGGCTGCGGGTAGTCTTTATGTGGCAGCGACTACTGGTGAGATTACTACCACCATGATCCAGGGCGTAGCACCGACAGGAATCGAGAAGGTCCGTCGTGGAGAGATACGCCAGAGACAGAATTTGGCACCAATGTTTTTTCAAGTGGCGCGGAAATATATGCGCAACTGGGATATTCGGTGTGATCGATCGGAGCATCTGAAGGAGCATACCGGTGTCTTGGGGCTTAGCCTTGATGGGCATGACCCGAAGGCGTTCATGAAGCATCGCTGGCAGAACGTGTCTAAGTCGGTGTCCGGTTTGTCTTCGACTTAG
- the ALK2_1 gene encoding cytochrome P450 (COG:Q;~EggNog:ENOG410PGYE;~InterPro:IPR002402,IPR002974,IPR036396,IPR017972, IPR001128;~PFAM:PF00067;~SECRETED:SignalP(1-19);~SMCOG1034:cytochrome P450;~antiSMASH:Cluster_4.2;~go_function: GO:0004497 - monooxygenase activity [Evidence IEA];~go_function: GO:0005506 - iron ion binding [Evidence IEA];~go_function: GO:0016705 - oxidoreductase activity, acting on paired donors, with incorporation or reduction of molecular oxygen [Evidence IEA];~go_function: GO:0016712 - oxidoreductase activity, acting on paired donors, with incorporation or reduction of molecular oxygen, reduced flavin or flavoprotein as one donor, and incorporation of one atom of oxygen [Evidence IEA];~go_function: GO:0020037 - heme binding [Evidence IEA];~go_process: GO:0055114 - oxidation-reduction process [Evidence IEA]) yields MLWSAIPLLLATFFSASAALQLYRIISRSYRSRKLSKQWNCEPVTSYPSGLFGHKAVWRLKTAAQEGQVGSTLHEGHLQYGNTLKLNLVGHDVVVTCEPENIQALLASQFSSFGLSKWRYPQYRPLLGGGIFTSDGSAWEHSRRLLRPQFTKNQIPSIEWFDSHSKNLMQELPPDGHIFDIQPLAFRLALDSATGYLFGKSISSLVKPNSNQTGIAETSDRRNEGFAAAFDYAQDILFKRTLALSYYWLIDSSEFRKSTRVVHKFVEYYVDKAIEYRSKINSPGDSLEQKGGEYCFLHALAAETQDRDFLRDQLVNVLLASRDDVASVLTSIFYLLGRDSVAWRKLKKEVTDAVDNHASNITLKEIQSLPYLRGVLYEALRLFPPVPVNARVAHHDTTIPVGGGPDGRSPVFISKGQMVAYSVWCLHRRPDIWGADAERFRPERWEEYNPPAWDFVPFNGGPRACLGQQFAIILISQQVFRLVQHLDSVESAQPGPDMGLNPPLRQTLTMCHENGVQLRIKRSKG; encoded by the exons ATGCTATGGTCTGCAATCCCCCTGTTATTGGCCACATTCTTCTCAGCCTCGGCGGCACTGCAGCTCTATCGGATTATTAGCAGAAGCTATAGGTCTCGGAAGCTATCGAAGCAATGGAATTGCGAGCCAGTAACCTCCTATCCAAGTGGCCTGTTTGGTCACAAAGCGGTCTGGCGCTTGAAAACTGCTgctcaagaaggccaagttGGATCTACTTTGCATGAGGGTCATTTGCAGTATGGAAATACCCTGAAATTGAATCTTGTGGGTCACGACGTTGTCGTTACTTGCGAACCAGAGAATATACAGGCGCTTTTAGCCTCGCAGTTTTCCAGCTTCGGACTATCGAAGTGGCGTTACCCACAATACCGCCCATTGCTTGGAGGAGGGATATTCACATCTGACGGGTCAGCCTGGGAGCACTCGAGGAGGTTGCTACGCCCCCAGTTTACGAAGAATCAA ATACCCTCGATCGAATGGTTTGACTCTCACTCTAAGAACCTAATGCAAGAACTGCCACCCGATGGGCACATCTTTGATATCCAGCCGCTTGCGTTCCGACTGGCATTAGATTCTGCTACAGGCTATCTGTTTGGGAAGTCTATTAGTTCCCTCGTTAAGCCAAACTCCAACCAGACAGGTATTGCGGAAACGTCAGATCGCAGAAACGAAGGGTTTGCTGCGGCGTTCGATTACGCCCAAGATATCCTTTTCAAGCGAACGCTCGCACTTTCTTACTACTGGCTGATCGACTCAAGCGAATTCAGAAAGTCCACTCGTGTTGTTCACAAATTCGTGGAGTACTACGTTGATAAGGCAATTGAATACAGAAGCAAGATCAACAGCCCCGGGGATAGCCTTGAACagaaaggaggagaataTTGTTTTCTGCACGCACTGGCGGCCGAGACACAAGATCGGGATTTCCTGAGGGATCAGTTGGTTAATGTTCTTTTAGCCAGTCGAGACGACGTTGCCAGCGTGCTCACATCCATCTTTTATCTTCTTGGCCGAGACTCTGTCGCGTGGCGTAAGTTGAAAAAGGAAGTCACCGATGCGGTGGACAATCACGCGAGCAATATCACTCTGAAGGAGATACAAAGTCTCCCTTATCTTCGCGGCGTCTTGTACGAAG CACTTCGCCTCTTTCCCCCCGTTCCTGTGAATGCGCGAGTTGCCCATCATGATACAACAATTCCCGTCGGAGGTGGTCCGGATGGCCGATCGCCAGTGTTCATTTCCAAGGGGCAGATGGTCGCCTATTCAGTCTGGTGCCTTCACCGGCGTCCAGATATCTGGGGCGCAGATGCTGAGAGATTCCGACCGGAGAGATGGGAAGAATACAACCCACCGGCGTGGGACTTCGTTCCTTTCAATGGTGGACCCAGAGCGTGTCTTGGCC AGCAATTTGCCATAATCCTGATTAGCCAGCAGGTATTCAGGTTAGTTCAACACCTGGACTCTGTTGAGAGCGCTCAGCCAGGGCCAGACATGGGGCTCAACCCTCCACTGCGGCAGACCCTGACCATGTGTCACGAGAACGGAGTCCAATTGCGCATCAAGAGATCGAAGGGATGA
- a CDS encoding uncharacterized protein (antiSMASH:Cluster_4.2): protein MTGSKSFVGAFAPRPSGKPYASTADMVMELNMLTETMKDMTSQIEQYQGGMSNLLYLTGGTYKVYDSALIAQKRIASTEVTEGRDEEDQVLTATYEMINALTQAIVATASKAPFVKKIPSGSSIVQAVLRKIYEAKEGLRAALLRHCANGFTSEILELLRDFEQRYTDMMSDLRA, encoded by the exons ATGACGGGTTCTAAGTCCTTTGTAGGAGCATTTGCTCCACGTCCTTCGGGAAAGCCTTATGCTTCAACAGCGGACATGGTCATGGAACTGAACATGCTCACGGAAACCATGAAAGATATGACCTCCCAAATCGAACAATATCAGGGCGGTATGAGCAATCTGCTTTACTTGACTGGGGGCACCTACAAGGTCTATGATAGTGCCTTGATCGCACAGAAAAGAATCGCATCCACAGAGGTCACGGAAGGccgggacgaggaagatcaaGTCTTGACTGCTACCTACGAAATGATCAACGCCCTGACTCAGGCTATTGTGGCTACTGCAAGCAAG GCCCCCTttgtgaagaagatccccaGCGGATCTTCTATTGTCCAGGCGGTCTTGCGCAAGATCTATGAAGCGAAGGAAGGGTTACGGGCGGCACTTCTCAGGCACTGTGCAAATGGGTTTACGTCGGAAATCCTGGAATTGCTCCGCGACTTCGAGCAGAGGTACACAGATATGATGTCAGATCTAAGAGCCTAG